The proteins below come from a single Kitasatospora sp. NBC_00315 genomic window:
- a CDS encoding transglycosylase SLT domain-containing protein — protein sequence MPAFKLRMRTSAAVLAGAAGLTALGAGLLPATANAATASPQTLAAQIVPAGQLASFNQIISHESGWNVHATNASSGAYGLAQALPGSKMASAGADWKTNPSTQIKWALGYMDSRYGSPNAAWTFWQTHHWY from the coding sequence ATGCCCGCTTTCAAGCTTCGTATGCGCACCTCCGCCGCCGTTCTCGCCGGAGCCGCCGGCCTCACCGCACTCGGCGCCGGCCTGCTCCCCGCCACCGCCAACGCCGCCACCGCCTCCCCCCAGACCCTCGCCGCCCAGATCGTCCCCGCCGGCCAACTCGCCTCCTTCAACCAGATCATCTCCCACGAATCCGGCTGGAACGTCCACGCCACCAACGCCTCCTCCGGCGCCTACGGCCTCGCCCAGGCCCTGCCCGGCTCCAAGATGGCCTCCGCCGGCGCCGACTGGAAGACCAACCCCAGCACCCAGATCAAATGGGCCCTCGGCTACATGGACTCCCGCTACGGCAGCCCCAACGCCGCCTGGACCTTCTGGCAGACCCACCACTGGTACTAA
- a CDS encoding SRPBCC family protein, with amino-acid sequence MATFRITRRSSLSTAEAWRRMTDWERHAGPVPFTAIRVTGAPGTGSGFTARTAVGPVGFDDPMEVTCWQPPQGERPGLCRLEKRGTVVRGWAEIEVRPYRRGSVVQWREDLRVRALPRALGAPVAWCGRVLFGRVMRQLLDPGK; translated from the coding sequence ATGGCCACCTTTCGGATCACCCGTCGCTCGTCACTCTCCACCGCCGAGGCCTGGCGTCGCATGACCGACTGGGAGCGGCACGCCGGGCCGGTACCCTTCACCGCGATCCGGGTGACCGGCGCCCCCGGGACGGGAAGCGGTTTCACCGCGCGTACGGCCGTCGGGCCGGTCGGGTTCGACGACCCGATGGAGGTGACGTGCTGGCAGCCGCCGCAGGGGGAACGCCCCGGCCTGTGCCGGCTGGAGAAGCGCGGGACGGTGGTGCGGGGCTGGGCGGAGATCGAGGTCCGCCCCTACCGCCGGGGATCGGTCGTCCAGTGGCGGGAGGACCTACGGGTGAGGGCCCTGCCGCGCGCCCTCGGCGCACCCGTCGCCTGGTGCGGACGGGTGCTGTTCGGGCGTGTCATGCGGCAGCTGCTCGACCCCGGGAAGTGA
- a CDS encoding cation:proton antiporter: MVALAVSMGALFAWALVAGRLARWSVTAPVAMTAAGVVLTVGPHPLVRVSLTTSDAERAVEIILAVLLFTDATTVPAGAVRGERPLLTRLLLLALPMTLAAGVLVGGLLFPSGGWWAAALFAAVTVPVDLAPTAELILDQRLPSWLRGVLTVESGLNDGFLAPVFLLCLAGAEARGGGPGSAADAVGGALEALLRAVLAGVLVGKPGGILLRRAWLAGWTGPAAIRLGILALPLMAYALAVALDGNGFIAAFVAGLCFTPDSRLLPAKSLHLVEDAGTLLSLALWFVFGELVTQAFTGDFDGRVVAYAALSLTVVRIGPVLLSLAGSGLGRADRLMLAWLGPRGLASIVFGLLAFISLAPTDPRAADLVGQVMTMTVLMSLLLHGLTYGPLATRYASARRPQGAGRRPEPPDDPR; the protein is encoded by the coding sequence GTGGTCGCGCTGGCCGTCAGTATGGGGGCGCTGTTCGCCTGGGCGCTGGTGGCCGGACGGCTGGCGCGCTGGAGCGTCACGGCTCCGGTCGCGATGACGGCCGCGGGCGTGGTGCTGACCGTCGGGCCGCATCCGCTGGTCCGCGTCAGCCTGACCACGTCCGACGCCGAGCGCGCCGTCGAGATCATTCTCGCCGTCCTCCTCTTCACCGACGCGACGACGGTGCCGGCGGGGGCCGTCCGGGGGGAGCGACCGCTGTTGACGCGGCTGCTCCTCCTCGCGCTGCCGATGACCCTGGCCGCCGGGGTGCTGGTGGGCGGCCTGCTGTTCCCGTCCGGCGGCTGGTGGGCGGCGGCGCTGTTCGCGGCCGTGACCGTGCCCGTCGATCTGGCACCGACCGCCGAGCTGATCCTCGACCAACGGCTGCCGTCCTGGCTGCGCGGCGTCCTCACGGTGGAGAGCGGACTCAACGACGGCTTCCTCGCCCCGGTCTTCCTGCTGTGCCTGGCGGGCGCCGAGGCCAGGGGCGGCGGCCCGGGGTCGGCCGCCGACGCGGTGGGCGGCGCACTGGAGGCCCTGCTCCGGGCCGTCCTGGCCGGTGTGCTGGTCGGCAAACCCGGTGGGATCCTCCTGCGGCGCGCCTGGCTGGCCGGCTGGACCGGGCCGGCCGCGATCCGGCTCGGGATCCTCGCTCTCCCCTTGATGGCGTACGCGCTGGCGGTCGCCCTGGACGGCAACGGCTTCATCGCCGCGTTCGTGGCCGGCCTGTGCTTCACGCCGGACTCCCGCCTGCTGCCCGCCAAGTCACTGCACCTGGTCGAGGACGCCGGGACGCTGCTCTCCCTGGCGCTCTGGTTCGTCTTCGGGGAGCTCGTCACCCAGGCGTTCACCGGCGACTTCGACGGCCGGGTGGTGGCCTACGCGGCGCTGTCACTGACGGTGGTGCGGATCGGCCCGGTCCTGCTCAGCCTGGCCGGGAGCGGACTGGGACGGGCCGACCGGCTGATGCTCGCGTGGCTCGGTCCCCGGGGCCTGGCGTCCATCGTCTTCGGCCTGCTCGCCTTCATCAGCCTCGCCCCCACGGATCCGCGCGCCGCCGACCTGGTCGGTCAGGTGATGACGATGACCGTACTGATGAGCCTGCTGCTGCACGGACTGACCTACGGACCGCTGGCCACCCGGTACGCCTCGGCCCGCCGGCCGCAGGGGGCGGGCCGTCGGCCGGAGCCGCCCGACGACCCTCGGTAG
- a CDS encoding sugar ABC transporter ATP-binding protein, protein MGQQPVLEVRGIRKEFPGVLALDGVDFRLFPGEVHALMGENGAGKSTLIKVLTGVYESDGGEVLLSGRRVRIAGPLQAQQAGVSTVYQEVNLCPNLSVAENILIGREPRRRGLIHWAGVRRRAAEAVAALDLDLDVSRPLADCSIAVQQLVAIARAVDIDAKVLILDEPTSSLDRDEVAQLFTVMRRLRERGVAILFVSHFLDQIYEICDRMTILRNGRLEGEYLTSGLSQMQLVSRMIGSELEGLANLSDSARKQPAALPGGTPFLHTAGLARRGAVEPFDLTIGPGEVVGLAGLLGSGRTEVARLLFGADAADGGTVRINGQEAALRTPRAAIGHGIAFCSENRRTEGLVGELTVRENIVLALQASRGWTRPLSRTAQDEYAIRWIRALDIRPNNPEALVRNLSGGNQQKVLLARWLITDPKLLILDEPTRGIDIGAKAEIQKLVARLAEEGMAVLFVSAELEEVLRLSHKVAVLRDHRMVAQLRNDGTLTPEHIMETIASGAQQ, encoded by the coding sequence ATGGGACAGCAACCGGTTCTGGAAGTACGCGGGATCCGTAAGGAGTTCCCGGGCGTGCTGGCGCTGGACGGAGTCGACTTCCGGCTCTTTCCCGGCGAGGTGCACGCGTTGATGGGTGAGAACGGCGCCGGCAAGTCGACCCTGATCAAGGTCCTCACCGGTGTCTACGAGTCGGACGGCGGCGAAGTGCTGCTGTCCGGGCGGCGGGTGCGGATCGCCGGTCCGCTGCAGGCGCAGCAGGCCGGCGTGTCGACGGTGTATCAGGAGGTGAATCTGTGCCCGAATCTGTCGGTGGCGGAGAACATCCTGATCGGTCGTGAGCCGCGTCGGCGGGGTTTGATCCACTGGGCCGGCGTACGTCGGCGGGCCGCCGAGGCGGTGGCGGCGTTGGATCTGGACCTGGACGTGTCCCGGCCGCTGGCGGACTGTTCGATCGCGGTGCAGCAGTTGGTGGCGATCGCGCGGGCGGTGGACATCGACGCGAAGGTGTTGATCCTGGACGAGCCGACGTCGAGCCTGGATCGCGACGAGGTCGCGCAACTGTTCACGGTGATGCGGCGGTTGCGGGAGCGGGGGGTGGCGATCCTGTTCGTCTCGCACTTCCTCGACCAGATCTACGAGATCTGCGACCGGATGACGATCCTGCGCAACGGTCGCCTGGAGGGGGAGTACCTCACCAGCGGGTTGAGCCAGATGCAGCTCGTGTCGCGGATGATCGGCTCCGAGCTCGAGGGCCTGGCGAACCTGTCGGACAGTGCCCGCAAGCAGCCCGCCGCCCTCCCGGGCGGCACGCCGTTCCTGCACACGGCCGGGCTGGCCCGGCGGGGCGCGGTGGAGCCCTTCGACCTCACCATCGGGCCGGGTGAGGTCGTCGGTCTGGCGGGCCTGCTCGGCTCGGGGCGTACCGAGGTGGCCCGGCTGCTGTTCGGCGCCGACGCCGCCGACGGCGGGACCGTCCGGATCAACGGGCAGGAGGCCGCGCTGCGCACTCCGCGTGCCGCGATCGGCCACGGCATCGCGTTCTGTTCGGAGAACCGCAGGACCGAGGGCCTGGTCGGGGAACTGACGGTGCGCGAGAACATCGTCCTCGCGTTGCAGGCCTCCCGCGGGTGGACCCGCCCGCTCAGCCGCACCGCCCAGGACGAGTACGCGATCCGGTGGATCCGCGCCCTGGACATCCGCCCGAACAACCCCGAAGCACTGGTGCGCAACCTCTCCGGCGGCAACCAGCAGAAGGTGCTGCTGGCCCGCTGGCTCATCACCGACCCCAAGCTGCTCATCCTCGACGAGCCGACCCGCGGCATCGACATCGGCGCCAAGGCCGAGATCCAGAAGCTCGTCGCCAGGCTCGCCGAGGAGGGCATGGCGGTGCTGTTCGTCTCCGCCGAACTGGAGGAGGTCCTGCGCCTCAGTCACAAGGTCGCCGTCCTGCGCGACCACCGGATGGTCGCCCAACTGCGCAACGACGGCACCCTCACCCCGGAGCACATCATGGAGACCATCGCGAGCGGAGCACAGCAATGA
- the yjfF gene encoding galactofuranose ABC transporter, permease protein YjfF — protein MNATLTRRLRGQIPLLVTALLLVTMFGAGSVSYEGFFSGQVLLNLLIDNAFLLVVAVGMTFVILTGGIDLSVGAVLALSTMVSASLVEHHHWPMFAVIPLVLVIGTAGGWLMGWIIHTFEIQPFIVTLAGMFLARGLCYTISVESISITDPTYTSMAQTRIPLPGGTFVSPSAVIVVLVVAAAFVVLHFTRLGRNVYALGGNEQSALLMGLPVARTKIGVYAISGLCSALGGVLLTFYTLSGNSLHAVGLELDAIAAVVIGGTLLTGGTGYVLGTVLGVLVLGLIQTVISFQGTLSSWWTRIVIGALLFVFIVLQRLITTRRRA, from the coding sequence ATGAACGCCACCCTGACACGCCGACTGCGCGGGCAGATCCCGCTGCTGGTCACCGCCCTGCTGCTGGTCACCATGTTCGGTGCCGGCTCGGTGAGCTACGAGGGCTTCTTCTCCGGACAGGTGCTGCTCAACCTGCTCATCGACAACGCCTTCCTGCTGGTCGTCGCCGTCGGCATGACCTTCGTGATCCTCACCGGCGGCATCGACCTCTCGGTGGGCGCGGTGCTCGCCCTGTCCACCATGGTCTCCGCCTCGCTCGTCGAACACCACCACTGGCCGATGTTCGCGGTGATCCCGCTGGTACTGGTGATCGGCACGGCAGGGGGATGGCTGATGGGCTGGATCATCCACACCTTCGAGATCCAGCCGTTCATCGTCACCCTCGCGGGCATGTTCCTGGCCCGGGGCCTCTGCTACACGATCAGCGTGGAGTCGATCTCGATCACCGACCCCACCTACACGTCGATGGCGCAGACCCGGATCCCGCTGCCCGGCGGCACGTTCGTCTCGCCCAGCGCCGTGATCGTGGTGCTGGTGGTGGCCGCGGCCTTCGTGGTGCTCCACTTCACCCGACTGGGCCGCAACGTCTACGCCCTCGGCGGCAACGAGCAGTCCGCCCTCCTGATGGGCCTCCCGGTGGCCCGCACCAAGATCGGCGTCTATGCGATCAGCGGCCTCTGCTCGGCGCTCGGCGGTGTCCTGCTCACCTTCTACACGCTCTCCGGCAACAGCCTGCACGCGGTCGGACTGGAACTGGACGCGATCGCCGCCGTCGTCATCGGCGGCACCCTGCTCACCGGCGGCACCGGCTACGTCCTGGGCACCGTCCTGGGCGTCCTGGTGCTCGGCCTGATCCAGACCGTCATCAGCTTCCAGGGCACGCTGAGCTCCTGGTGGACCCGCATCGTCATCGGCGCGCTGCTCTTCGTCTTCATCGTGCTCCAGCGCCTGATCACCACGCGTCGGCGCGCCTAG
- a CDS encoding ABC transporter substrate-binding protein encodes MSKRAVTALVAGAMIVTLSACSSGAASSDSKAAGHKLTIGFSQVGAESGWRTANTTSIQDAAKKAGVELKFSDAQQKQENQIKAIRSFIQQKVDVIAFSPVVESGWDTVLKEAKAAKIPVILTDRAVDSKDESLYVSFLGSDFVEEGKKAGDWLVKEYDGRTDDVNVVQLEGTTGSAPANDRKSGFAEEIKGEPKFKIVASQTGDFTRAKGKEVMQAFLKSQPKIDVLYAHNDDMAIGAIQAIEEAGKKPGVDIKIVSVDGVKDAFTAMSQGKINYDVECNPLLGDQLMDLAKKVKAGESVERRIKTTEGTFTPEQATAALPTRQY; translated from the coding sequence ATGTCCAAGAGAGCAGTTACGGCCCTGGTCGCCGGCGCGATGATCGTCACCCTGTCCGCCTGCTCGTCGGGTGCCGCCTCGTCCGACAGCAAGGCAGCCGGTCACAAGCTGACCATCGGGTTCTCGCAGGTGGGTGCGGAGAGCGGGTGGCGGACGGCGAACACGACGTCGATCCAGGATGCGGCGAAGAAGGCCGGCGTGGAGCTGAAGTTCTCCGATGCGCAGCAGAAGCAGGAGAACCAGATCAAGGCGATTCGCTCGTTCATTCAGCAGAAGGTGGATGTGATCGCGTTCTCGCCGGTGGTGGAGTCGGGTTGGGACACCGTGCTGAAGGAGGCGAAGGCGGCGAAGATCCCGGTGATCCTGACCGATCGTGCGGTCGATTCGAAGGACGAGTCGTTGTATGTGTCGTTCCTGGGGTCGGACTTCGTGGAGGAGGGCAAGAAGGCCGGCGACTGGTTGGTGAAGGAGTACGACGGCAGGACCGATGACGTGAACGTCGTCCAGCTGGAGGGCACGACGGGCTCCGCGCCCGCCAACGACCGCAAGTCGGGGTTCGCGGAGGAGATCAAGGGCGAACCGAAGTTCAAGATCGTGGCGTCGCAGACCGGTGACTTCACCCGGGCCAAGGGCAAGGAGGTGATGCAGGCCTTCCTGAAGTCGCAGCCGAAGATCGATGTGCTGTACGCGCACAACGACGACATGGCGATCGGTGCGATCCAGGCGATCGAGGAGGCCGGTAAGAAGCCGGGTGTCGACATCAAGATCGTGTCGGTGGACGGGGTGAAGGACGCGTTCACGGCGATGTCGCAGGGCAAGATCAACTATGACGTGGAGTGCAACCCGCTGCTCGGTGACCAGCTGATGGACCTGGCGAAGAAGGTCAAGGCGGGCGAGAGCGTGGAGCGTCGGATCAAGACCACCGAGGGCACCTTCACGCCGGAGCAGGCCACGGCCGCGCTGCCGACCCGCCAGTACTGA
- a CDS encoding ABC transporter permease, producing the protein MTRHRLFWPATMLLVLLLANVAFTPDFFAIRLKDGHLYGSLIDILHFGAPLILVALGMTLVIATGGIDLSVGSTVAIAGALACLHISQAADPASAGAVAGAVVLALAVALVLGLVNGLLVSRVGVQPIIATLILMVAGRGVAQLITDGQIITVTSGPYRLIGGGYWLTAPFAVLLAGAMVLVTAVLTRSTALGMLLESVGGNPLASRLVGIRAQRLIALVYVFSALCAAVAGLMISSNVSAADGNNAGLWIELDAILAVVIGGTSLNGGRFSLGGTVLGALVIQTLSTTVYTIGVPPETTLVFKAVVVITVCLMQSPKFRAKSARKRRSRSSNDSRPESAAPANLEVGA; encoded by the coding sequence ATGACCCGGCACCGCCTCTTCTGGCCCGCCACGATGCTGCTGGTCCTGCTGCTGGCCAACGTGGCTTTCACCCCGGACTTCTTCGCGATCCGGCTCAAGGACGGCCACCTCTACGGCAGCCTGATCGACATCCTGCACTTCGGCGCGCCGCTGATCCTCGTGGCGCTGGGTATGACGCTGGTCATCGCCACCGGCGGCATCGACCTGTCCGTCGGCTCCACCGTCGCCATCGCCGGCGCCCTCGCCTGCCTGCACATCAGCCAGGCCGCCGACCCGGCGAGCGCGGGCGCCGTCGCCGGCGCCGTCGTGCTCGCCCTGGCGGTCGCGCTCGTCCTCGGCCTGGTCAACGGCCTGCTGGTGTCCAGGGTGGGTGTCCAGCCGATCATCGCGACGCTGATCCTGATGGTGGCCGGGCGCGGCGTCGCGCAGCTGATCACCGACGGGCAGATCATCACCGTCACCAGCGGCCCCTACCGGCTGATCGGCGGCGGGTACTGGCTCACCGCGCCGTTCGCCGTCCTGCTGGCCGGCGCCATGGTCCTCGTCACGGCGGTGCTGACCCGCTCCACCGCGCTCGGGATGCTGCTGGAGTCCGTCGGCGGAAACCCGCTCGCCAGCCGCCTGGTCGGCATCCGCGCCCAGCGCCTCATCGCGCTGGTCTACGTCTTCAGCGCGCTCTGCGCGGCCGTCGCCGGCCTGATGATCAGCTCCAACGTCTCCGCCGCCGACGGCAACAACGCCGGCCTGTGGATCGAACTGGACGCCATCCTCGCCGTCGTCATCGGCGGCACCTCACTCAACGGCGGCCGCTTCTCACTCGGCGGCACCGTCCTGGGCGCCCTGGTCATCCAGACCCTCTCCACCACCGTCTACACCATCGGCGTGCCCCCGGAGACCACCCTGGTCTTCAAAGCCGTCGTCGTGATCACCGTCTGCCTGATGCAGTCACCGAAGTTCCGCGCCAAGTCGGCCCGGAAGCGTCGATCCCGGTCCTCGAACGACTCCCGGCCCGAATCCGCGGCACCGGCCAACCTGGAGGTGGGCGCATGA
- a CDS encoding DinB family protein produces MSIPRTRPDFTADERSQLVGWLDLQRSIVRWKCEGISEEDARRPLLPGSPLMTVSGIIAHLRWTEHGWFQVLFQNHPASANPQFSDEDDADFKAEGVPLARLLLEYEGQCATSNEITAAHELDRVGLNRDYRSGAASLRWILLHMIEETARHAGHLDTIRELLDGETGYY; encoded by the coding sequence ATGTCCATTCCTCGCACGCGCCCTGACTTCACCGCGGACGAACGCAGCCAACTCGTGGGGTGGCTCGATCTCCAGCGCTCGATCGTCCGATGGAAGTGCGAGGGGATCTCCGAGGAGGACGCCCGTCGGCCGCTCCTCCCGGGCTCCCCCCTGATGACCGTCTCCGGGATCATCGCCCATCTGCGGTGGACCGAGCACGGCTGGTTCCAGGTGCTGTTCCAGAACCATCCGGCGTCGGCCAACCCGCAGTTCTCCGACGAGGACGACGCCGACTTCAAGGCCGAGGGCGTCCCGCTGGCCCGGCTCCTCCTGGAGTACGAGGGCCAGTGTGCGACCTCCAACGAGATCACCGCGGCGCACGAGCTCGACCGGGTCGGCCTGAACCGTGACTACCGGTCAGGCGCGGCCTCGCTGCGCTGGATCCTGCTCCACATGATCGAGGAAACGGCGCGCCATGCCGGCCATCTGGACACGATCCGGGAACTCCTCGACGGCGAGACCGGCTACTACTGA
- a CDS encoding S8 family serine peptidase produces MTLPAGPVAERGADRLPGAVPMVAVRVFSVRPWLVAAAVTVTLLGSSAAPAWAAGPPEGVIPDAGAPGTIPGSYLVVLDPSAVKSVSPQGRALAERFGGRIRRTFDAALNGYSVELSERQARRLAADPAVAEVVQNRRVAVDAVQQEPESWGPDRIDRRRLRTDDSYGYPDTAGRGVTAYVLDTGVLIGHQEFGGRASDGFNTVTAPGRPAPLSWFARVLGPRSVTSRGRAAAA; encoded by the coding sequence GTGACCCTGCCGGCAGGTCCGGTGGCCGAGCGCGGCGCCGATCGGTTGCCGGGGGCTGTTCCGATGGTCGCCGTACGCGTGTTCTCCGTCCGTCCGTGGCTGGTGGCCGCCGCCGTCACGGTGACACTCCTGGGGTCGAGCGCGGCTCCGGCGTGGGCCGCAGGTCCGCCGGAGGGCGTGATCCCCGACGCCGGCGCGCCGGGGACGATTCCGGGCAGCTACCTCGTCGTCCTCGACCCGTCGGCGGTGAAGTCCGTCTCGCCGCAGGGCCGGGCGTTGGCCGAGCGGTTCGGGGGCAGGATCCGCCGGACCTTCGACGCGGCGCTGAACGGTTACTCGGTCGAGCTCTCCGAGCGCCAGGCCAGGCGGCTGGCGGCGGATCCGGCGGTGGCCGAGGTGGTGCAGAACCGCAGGGTCGCGGTCGACGCTGTCCAGCAGGAGCCCGAGTCCTGGGGGCCGGACCGGATCGACCGGCGCAGACTGCGGACGGACGACTCGTACGGCTACCCGGACACGGCCGGGCGGGGTGTGACCGCGTACGTCCTCGACACCGGGGTGCTGATCGGCCACCAGGAGTTCGGCGGCCGCGCCTCCGACGGTTTCAACACCGTCACCGCACCCGGCCGTCCTGCCCCGCTGTCGTGGTTCGCGCGGGTGCTCGGGCCCCGGAGCGTCACTTCCCGGGGTCGAGCAGCTGCCGCATGA
- a CDS encoding cupin domain-containing protein, with protein sequence MEILPKHPSAKGPSEMFTGDVWYDVVHAGQEPSRLRATVVRFAPCARTAWHRHAVGQTLHVTEGVGLIRSRGGEILVMRPGDTVHTPPGEWHWHGAAPDRFMSHLALWEAPGNGGAETEWGEHVGDEEYHYPGT encoded by the coding sequence GTGGAGATCCTGCCGAAGCACCCGTCCGCCAAGGGACCGTCCGAGATGTTCACCGGGGACGTCTGGTACGACGTCGTCCACGCCGGGCAGGAGCCGTCGCGGCTGCGGGCGACCGTGGTGCGCTTCGCGCCGTGCGCCCGGACGGCCTGGCACCGGCATGCCGTCGGACAGACCCTGCACGTCACCGAGGGTGTCGGCCTGATCCGGTCGCGTGGCGGCGAGATCCTGGTCATGCGCCCCGGTGACACCGTCCACACCCCGCCCGGGGAGTGGCACTGGCACGGCGCCGCACCCGACCGCTTCATGAGCCACCTCGCCCTCTGGGAGGCCCCCGGGAACGGCGGCGCCGAGACCGAGTGGGGCGAGCACGTCGGCGACGAGGAGTACCACTACCCCGGCACCTGA
- a CDS encoding GNAT family N-acetyltransferase has product MEHPADVVDLDPVRLRRWRADDAATLDRIVAESLAHLRPWSLWAVDHDLDAAVAFLADCEDRWRAGTAYHYAITTGGAVVGGCGLMRRIGPGGLEIGYWLHAGRTGRGFATAAAAALVREGFRLDGTDRMEIHHDVANEASAAVPRRLGFAEVERRSVPPGSSAPAELGTDVIWRILPG; this is encoded by the coding sequence ATGGAACATCCTGCGGACGTTGTCGACCTCGACCCGGTCCGGTTGCGCCGCTGGCGTGCGGACGACGCCGCGACCCTGGACCGGATCGTCGCCGAGTCCCTTGCCCACCTGCGGCCGTGGAGCCTGTGGGCCGTCGATCACGACCTCGACGCGGCCGTCGCGTTCCTGGCCGACTGCGAGGACCGTTGGCGGGCCGGCACCGCCTACCACTACGCGATCACCACGGGCGGCGCGGTGGTCGGCGGCTGCGGCCTGATGCGGCGGATCGGCCCCGGCGGCCTGGAGATCGGTTACTGGCTGCACGCCGGCCGAACCGGGCGGGGATTCGCCACGGCGGCCGCCGCCGCGTTAGTCCGGGAGGGGTTCCGGCTGGACGGGACCGACCGGATGGAGATTCACCACGACGTGGCGAACGAAGCCAGCGCGGCCGTCCCCCGTCGACTGGGCTTCGCCGAGGTAGAGCGCCGGAGCGTCCCGCCGGGCAGCTCCGCTCCCGCCGAGCTCGGCACCGACGTGATCTGGCGCATCCTGCCCGGGTGA
- a CDS encoding arabinofuranosidase catalytic domain-containing protein — MLVGTVGAAGTAQAASSLPCDVYASAGTPCVAAHSTTRALYSSYGGALYRVGRASDGASTDIGTLAAGGYANAAAQDSFCSGTVCTITEIYDQSAKHNHLTIEGPGGNGGQDVGAIANALPVTVGGHAAYGVWVSAGVGYRNNSTAGVPTGSAPQGAYMVTSGTHVNDRCCFDYGNAETSGNDTGNGHMDAINFGTECWFSPCTGSGPWVQADLENGLFAGGNGSWTANKGNAGPFVTALLKNNGTTTYAIKDGNAQSGGLTTEYNGALPNLGGYTPMQKEGAIVLGTGGDDSNGSDGSFFEGVMTAGYPTDAADNAVQSNIVSVGYTTPSRSVPAAGTAYRLTNVNSGKVLDAVNCGTANGTAIDLWSSLGNTCQQWKFSSAGSGHYTITNVNSGTVLDSKNCGSGNGTAVQLWAPLGNRCQAWDVTPVGSHYTISNVGNGMVLDATNCGTANGTVVRQWAQLDNACQQWNIAP; from the coding sequence ATGCTGGTCGGCACCGTCGGAGCGGCGGGCACCGCGCAGGCCGCGTCCTCGTTGCCGTGCGACGTCTACGCGTCCGCCGGCACACCCTGCGTCGCCGCGCACAGCACGACGCGAGCGCTCTACTCCTCCTACGGCGGAGCGCTGTACCGGGTCGGCCGCGCGTCGGACGGGGCGAGCACCGACATCGGCACGCTCGCCGCGGGCGGCTACGCCAACGCGGCGGCGCAGGACTCGTTCTGCTCCGGCACGGTGTGCACCATCACGGAGATCTACGACCAGAGCGCCAAGCACAACCACCTCACCATCGAGGGCCCCGGCGGCAACGGCGGCCAGGACGTCGGCGCGATCGCCAACGCGCTGCCGGTGACGGTCGGCGGCCACGCCGCCTACGGGGTCTGGGTGTCGGCGGGCGTCGGCTACCGGAACAACAGCACCGCGGGCGTTCCCACCGGCAGCGCGCCGCAGGGCGCCTACATGGTGACCAGCGGCACGCACGTCAACGACCGCTGCTGCTTCGACTACGGCAACGCCGAGACCTCCGGCAACGACACCGGCAACGGCCACATGGACGCCATCAACTTCGGTACGGAGTGCTGGTTCTCCCCGTGCACCGGATCCGGCCCCTGGGTCCAGGCGGACCTGGAGAACGGGCTCTTCGCCGGCGGGAACGGCTCCTGGACCGCCAACAAGGGCAACGCCGGTCCGTTCGTCACGGCGCTGCTGAAGAACAACGGCACCACGACCTACGCCATCAAGGACGGCAACGCGCAGTCCGGCGGCCTCACCACGGAGTACAACGGCGCGCTTCCCAACCTCGGCGGCTACACCCCGATGCAGAAGGAGGGCGCCATCGTCCTGGGCACCGGGGGGGACGACAGCAACGGCTCCGACGGCTCCTTCTTCGAGGGTGTGATGACGGCCGGTTACCCGACGGACGCGGCCGACAACGCCGTCCAGAGCAACATCGTGTCGGTCGGCTACACCACCCCGAGCCGCAGCGTCCCGGCCGCCGGAACCGCCTACCGGCTGACCAACGTCAACAGCGGCAAGGTCCTCGACGCGGTGAACTGCGGGACCGCCAACGGCACCGCGATCGACCTGTGGTCCTCGCTCGGCAACACCTGCCAGCAGTGGAAGTTCAGCAGCGCGGGCAGCGGCCACTACACCATCACCAACGTCAACAGCGGCACCGTCCTCGACTCCAAGAACTGCGGCTCCGGGAACGGCACCGCCGTCCAGCTGTGGGCCCCGCTGGGCAACCGCTGCCAGGCATGGGACGTCACGCCGGTCGGCAGCCACTACACCATCAGCAACGTCGGCAACGGCATGGTGCTGGACGCGACGAACTGCGGCACCGCCAACGGGACCGTGGTCCGGCAGTGGGCCCAGCTCGACAACGCCTGCCAGCAGTGGAACATCGCCCCCTGA